In Caldicellulosiruptor morganii, the following proteins share a genomic window:
- a CDS encoding aconitate hydratase gives MGLSVAQKIIKQHLVKGDLIPGKEIAIRIDQTLTQDSTGTMAYLQFEAMGIDRVKTKLSVAYIDHNTLQTGPENADDHLYIQTVAKKHGIYFSKPGNGICHQVHLERFAVPGQTLLGSDSHTPTAGGIGMLAIGAGGLDVAVAMGGGEYYLTMPKIVKVNLKGRLQPWVSAKDVILELLRRLTVKGGVGKIFEYTGEGVKTLSVPERATITNMGAELGATTSIFPSDQVTYEFLKAQGREADFVEILPDPDAVYDEEIEIDLSSLVPLAACPHSPDNVVPVAELKNIRVDQVAIGSCTNSSFKDLMKVAKILEGKTVAEHVSLVISPGSKQVLNMLAQNGALASLVSAGARILECACGPCIGMGQAPRTNGISLRTFNRNFEGRSGTPSAKVYLVSPETAAASAITGYITDPRTLGDEPQVEMPKSFLINDNLIVPPAEKPDEVEVIRGPNIKPFPQGKPLPEVVVGKVLVKLGDNITTDHIMPSNAKLLPYRSNIPYLSDYCLTPCDPDFPKKARENGGGFIVGGINYGQGSSREHAALVPLYLGVKGVLAKSFARIHMANLINNGIIPMVFENPDDYDTIEEMDELKIENAREQIEKNDVLIIENVTKGLKYRMVLNLTERQRKMILHGGLLNLTKAQGKN, from the coding sequence ATGGGTTTGAGCGTTGCGCAAAAGATTATAAAGCAGCACCTTGTCAAAGGTGATTTGATACCGGGCAAAGAAATAGCAATCAGGATTGACCAAACCCTGACTCAGGATTCAACAGGTACAATGGCTTATCTTCAGTTTGAAGCAATGGGGATTGACAGAGTAAAGACAAAACTTTCTGTTGCCTATATTGATCACAACACACTTCAAACAGGACCGGAAAATGCGGATGACCATTTATACATACAGACAGTTGCAAAAAAACACGGCATTTACTTCTCAAAACCCGGAAATGGAATCTGCCATCAGGTTCATTTAGAAAGGTTTGCAGTGCCGGGTCAAACACTTCTTGGCTCAGACAGCCACACACCAACAGCAGGTGGAATAGGAATGCTTGCAATTGGTGCAGGCGGCTTGGATGTTGCGGTTGCAATGGGTGGTGGCGAGTATTATTTGACTATGCCAAAGATTGTAAAAGTGAACCTGAAAGGAAGACTTCAGCCCTGGGTTTCTGCAAAAGATGTTATCCTGGAACTTTTGAGAAGACTCACTGTAAAAGGTGGCGTTGGTAAGATTTTCGAATACACAGGTGAAGGTGTAAAGACGCTATCTGTTCCGGAGAGGGCAACAATTACAAATATGGGTGCAGAGCTTGGTGCAACAACTTCGATATTTCCATCTGACCAGGTGACATATGAATTTTTGAAAGCACAGGGCAGAGAAGCTGACTTTGTTGAGATTTTACCTGACCCTGATGCTGTATATGATGAGGAGATTGAAATAGACCTGTCAAGCCTGGTGCCGCTTGCGGCATGCCCGCACAGCCCCGACAATGTTGTGCCTGTGGCCGAGCTCAAAAACATCAGGGTTGACCAGGTAGCAATTGGAAGCTGCACAAATTCATCCTTCAAAGACCTTATGAAGGTTGCAAAGATTTTAGAAGGAAAGACAGTGGCTGAGCATGTATCACTTGTTATATCGCCGGGTTCAAAACAGGTTTTGAACATGCTTGCACAAAATGGGGCTCTTGCATCTTTAGTTTCAGCCGGCGCAAGAATTTTAGAATGTGCATGTGGTCCATGTATAGGTATGGGTCAGGCACCAAGAACAAACGGTATTTCACTCAGGACATTCAACAGAAACTTTGAAGGTCGAAGCGGGACACCTTCTGCAAAGGTTTATCTTGTATCCCCTGAGACTGCTGCAGCATCAGCAATAACAGGCTATATAACAGACCCAAGAACCTTAGGCGATGAGCCACAGGTTGAGATGCCAAAGAGCTTTTTGATAAATGATAACCTGATAGTGCCACCTGCTGAAAAACCGGATGAGGTTGAGGTAATAAGAGGACCAAATATAAAGCCATTCCCGCAGGGAAAACCACTGCCGGAGGTAGTGGTTGGGAAGGTGCTGGTAAAGCTTGGCGACAATATCACAACCGACCATATAATGCCGTCGAATGCAAAGCTTTTGCCTTACAGGTCAAACATACCGTATCTATCTGATTATTGCCTGACACCATGTGACCCGGATTTTCCCAAAAAAGCACGCGAGAATGGTGGCGGCTTTATTGTGGGTGGTATAAACTACGGTCAGGGTTCGTCAAGAGAGCATGCAGCGCTTGTTCCGCTTTATCTTGGAGTAAAAGGGGTTCTGGCAAAGAGCTTTGCGCGAATTCATATGGCAAATTTAATTAACAATGGAATTATACCAATGGTGTTTGAAAATCCAGACGATTATGATACAATTGAAGAGATGGATGAGCTGAAGATTGAAAATGCAAGGGAACAGATTGAGAAGAATGATGTTTTAATAATAGAAAATGTAACAAAAGGCTTAAAATACAGGATGGTTTTAAATCTCACAGAAAGACAGAGAAAGATGATTTTGCACGGCGGGCTTTTGAACCTGACAAAGGCACAGGGAAAAAACTAA
- a CDS encoding ABC transporter substrate-binding protein has translation MKKLIFKNALAILVIFCFVLSLFSLAFASGSKTIRLGVDIELSGVVAQYGQRTLEGLKMAVEEINQKGGVLGKKIELVIFDNKSDKTEALNIATRLATKENVLAILGSVTSGATKSASVAATRYKIPIISPTATDDLVTVDERTGRTKPYVFRICFNDSFQGSVMANFALKTLKIKTAAIIYDASSDYSKGLYKNFKETFTKNGGKVVAQEAFTSGEKDFNGILTKIRDKNPQALFVPVYYDDAGLIIKQARELGMWMPILGADGFDDPKVVEKAGSKYATNIFFSTHYSSQDTDKKVQDFRKRYQQKYKIEPNALSALGYDLGYFIADAIKRANSTTDREKLRKALESTRNFVGITGIISIDAKHNAKKSAVIIEIKNGVQRFKQKLNP, from the coding sequence ATGAAAAAGCTTATTTTCAAAAATGCCCTGGCTATTCTGGTTATTTTTTGCTTTGTCCTGAGCCTTTTTTCTCTTGCTTTTGCTTCGGGCTCAAAGACCATAAGGCTTGGGGTTGACATTGAACTTTCTGGTGTTGTTGCGCAGTACGGACAGAGGACTTTGGAAGGGCTAAAGATGGCAGTTGAAGAGATCAATCAAAAAGGTGGAGTTCTGGGAAAGAAAATAGAGCTTGTTATATTTGATAACAAATCTGACAAAACAGAGGCACTGAATATTGCAACAAGGCTTGCAACAAAAGAAAATGTGCTGGCAATATTGGGCTCTGTGACATCGGGCGCAACAAAATCAGCTTCGGTTGCTGCAACAAGATACAAAATTCCTATTATATCTCCAACTGCTACAGATGATCTGGTAACGGTTGATGAGAGGACGGGCAGGACAAAACCGTATGTGTTCAGAATCTGCTTCAATGACTCATTCCAAGGAAGTGTAATGGCTAACTTTGCACTGAAAACGTTAAAGATAAAAACAGCAGCAATTATCTATGATGCATCATCAGATTACAGCAAGGGACTATACAAGAATTTCAAAGAGACATTTACAAAAAATGGCGGCAAAGTAGTTGCACAGGAAGCTTTTACATCAGGTGAAAAGGATTTTAATGGAATCCTGACAAAGATTCGTGATAAAAATCCACAGGCTTTGTTTGTTCCGGTCTATTATGATGATGCAGGGCTTATAATAAAACAGGCAAGGGAGCTTGGAATGTGGATGCCAATTCTGGGGGCAGACGGGTTTGACGACCCAAAGGTTGTGGAGAAAGCAGGGAGCAAATATGCAACAAATATCTTTTTCTCAACACATTATTCTTCCCAGGACACAGATAAGAAAGTTCAGGATTTTAGAAAAAGATATCAGCAAAAGTATAAGATTGAACCAAATGCACTTTCAGCACTGGGTTATGATTTGGGTTACTTTATAGCAGATGCAATAAAAAGAGCAAACTCTACAACCGACAGAGAAAAACTTCGCAAAGCTCTTGAAAGCACCAGGAATTTTGTGGGAATTACTGGAATTATCTCAATAGATGCAAAGCATAATGCAAAAAAGTCTGCGGTAATAATCGAGATTAAAAATGGTGTTCAGAGATTCAAACAGAAGCTAAATCCTTAA
- a CDS encoding molybdate ABC transporter permease subunit → MKKVFILSIPFLIFLFLPFLNLLFVVPYSKLFNMITKKETVTAFGLSFFTASICCILAFLIGTPFAYLLASIKRRIHLLELIIDLPNVLPPILMGVLLLLLYGKVGFIGRILDRASLQIPFTTFAVILAQLFVSIGYYLKVAYSSFLAIDKQLKEEGFILGLDELGIMWHVYLPVARKGLVIGILGTFSRALGEFGATVVFAGNVFGKTQTISLYLYKLYVQNQEETYSVSFVMIIISYLILYLTKKLLNNVDY, encoded by the coding sequence ATGAAAAAGGTATTTATTCTTTCGATTCCGTTTTTAATTTTTTTGTTTTTGCCTTTTTTAAATTTACTTTTTGTTGTACCATACTCAAAACTTTTTAATATGATAACAAAAAAGGAGACCGTCACAGCATTTGGACTTTCTTTTTTTACCGCGAGTATCTGCTGTATTTTGGCATTTTTAATAGGCACACCTTTTGCATACCTTCTTGCCAGCATCAAAAGAAGAATCCACCTTCTTGAGCTGATAATAGACCTTCCAAACGTCCTGCCACCAATCTTGATGGGAGTACTTTTGCTTCTTTTGTACGGCAAAGTTGGGTTTATAGGGAGAATACTTGACAGAGCTTCTCTTCAGATACCTTTTACCACCTTTGCAGTCATACTTGCTCAGCTTTTTGTCAGTATTGGATACTATTTGAAGGTTGCATACTCTTCGTTTTTGGCCATAGACAAACAGCTAAAAGAAGAAGGCTTTATCTTAGGGCTTGACGAGCTTGGAATTATGTGGCATGTGTACTTGCCAGTTGCCAGAAAAGGGCTTGTGATTGGCATACTTGGTACATTTTCAAGGGCGCTTGGTGAGTTTGGTGCAACAGTTGTCTTTGCAGGGAATGTCTTTGGAAAAACTCAAACAATCTCACTTTACTTGTATAAATTATATGTGCAAAATCAGGAGGAAACTTATTCTGTGAGTTTTGTGATGATAATAATTTCATATTTAATTCTTTACCTAACTAAGAAACTTTTGAACAATGTGGACTATTGA
- a CDS encoding type II toxin-antitoxin system MqsR family toxin translates to MQSVFRVARKKAIEIEKLKEEIIKSYLLEIKKLIVAGKWGFVKREKNIKFLKEWGLLIDDVKDILLDLQPGDYVQGPEQDHLDNKEGDIWIFKNSRYLDVCIYIKLRYNPPEEVVCISFHEDEPQEGGEKE, encoded by the coding sequence ATGCAAAGTGTTTTTAGAGTTGCCCGAAAGAAGGCGATTGAGATTGAAAAGCTAAAAGAAGAGATTATCAAAAGTTATCTACTCGAAATTAAAAAACTAATAGTAGCAGGAAAATGGGGTTTTGTTAAAAGAGAGAAAAACATAAAATTCTTAAAAGAATGGGGTTTGCTAATAGACGATGTCAAGGACATACTGTTAGACCTTCAGCCAGGAGATTACGTCCAAGGACCAGAACAAGACCATCTTGATAATAAAGAAGGTGACATTTGGATTTTCAAAAACAGCAGATACTTGGATGTTTGTATATACATAAAACTAAGGTACAATCCACCAGAAGAAGTGGTGTGCATTTCTTTTCATGAGGATGAACCTCAAGAAGGGGGTGAAAAAGAATGA
- a CDS encoding isocitrate/isopropylmalate dehydrogenase family protein — MSYTITLIPGDGIGPEVTEAARRVLDASGVKIEWEVVEAGEKVMEQYGTPLPDHVLESVKKNRVALKGPITTPVGTGFRSVNVALRQALNLYANVRPVKSYEGVPSRYTNVDLIIVRENTEDLYAGIEYMAGDDAAVGVKIITRKASERIVRYAFELARREKRRKVTAVHKANIQKLTDGLFLECARKVAQDYPDIEFEDMIVDAMSMKLVQSPENYDVLVMPNMYGDILSDLAAGLVGGLGIAPGANIGEDGAVFEPIHGSAPKRAGQNMANPTATILSGVMMLRYLGELEAADRVEKAVAKVIKEGKEVTYDLGGSTGTKEFADAVIRAMESL; from the coding sequence ATGAGCTATACAATCACTCTTATACCCGGTGATGGGATAGGTCCAGAGGTTACAGAAGCTGCAAGAAGGGTTCTGGATGCATCGGGTGTGAAGATTGAGTGGGAAGTTGTTGAAGCAGGCGAAAAGGTTATGGAGCAGTATGGCACTCCGCTTCCAGACCATGTTCTTGAGAGTGTAAAAAAGAACAGAGTTGCGTTAAAAGGACCAATCACAACACCTGTTGGGACTGGTTTTAGAAGTGTAAATGTTGCACTAAGACAGGCACTCAATTTATATGCTAACGTAAGACCGGTGAAATCCTACGAAGGTGTTCCTTCAAGGTATACAAATGTGGATTTGATAATTGTCAGAGAGAACACAGAAGACCTTTATGCAGGCATTGAGTACATGGCAGGCGATGATGCAGCAGTTGGTGTTAAAATTATAACAAGAAAAGCAAGCGAGCGCATTGTAAGGTATGCATTTGAGCTTGCAAGAAGAGAAAAGAGAAGAAAGGTTACAGCTGTACACAAGGCAAATATTCAAAAACTAACAGATGGATTATTTTTGGAGTGTGCAAGAAAGGTGGCTCAGGACTATCCTGACATAGAATTTGAAGATATGATTGTTGATGCAATGAGCATGAAGCTTGTTCAAAGCCCTGAGAATTATGATGTTCTGGTTATGCCAAACATGTATGGTGATATTCTTTCAGACTTGGCGGCAGGTCTTGTGGGGGGTCTTGGAATAGCACCGGGTGCTAACATTGGTGAGGATGGTGCTGTGTTTGAGCCAATCCACGGTTCAGCACCAAAAAGAGCAGGGCAAAACATGGCAAACCCAACCGCAACAATTCTCTCAGGTGTTATGATGCTGAGGTATCTTGGTGAGCTTGAGGCGGCGGACAGGGTAGAAAAGGCGGTTGCAAAGGTTATAAAAGAAGGCAAAGAGGTTACATATGACCTCGGTGGTTCAACTGGTACAAAAGAGTTTGCTGATGCTGTTATTCGTGCAATGGAAAGCCTGTAA
- a CDS encoding beta/alpha barrel domain-containing protein: protein MVGAVKKIFQDFEKGAPNYFKEIFPYESIPKVIFDGVSVPVNIPSKLYVTDSTFREGQQAISYIGKENVAKIFEYLHYIDNGTGTIKYSEFFLYTNYHKQCVQECLKKSFEFPKVVGWVRSKKEELKLAKEFGLDEIGILMSCSDYHIYKKFQKTRSEIAAQYINMIQEAFSLGITPRVHLEDITRSDIENFVIPLILAIEEIAKKCDKKVYFKLCDTLGFGVPYEYASLPRSVPKLIHTISKSTNIPPERLEWHGHNDFYKAQSNAVCAWLYGASMVNCTIRGVGERTGIAALEIAILDLVQIKDENPPNLNFGVLNELLEFTSRFEVMK from the coding sequence ATGGTAGGTGCAGTAAAAAAGATTTTTCAAGATTTTGAAAAAGGCGCTCCAAACTACTTTAAAGAAATATTTCCTTATGAGAGTATTCCAAAGGTGATTTTTGATGGAGTTTCAGTTCCCGTAAATATTCCGTCAAAACTATATGTAACAGATAGCACATTTAGAGAGGGTCAACAGGCTATTTCATATATAGGAAAGGAAAATGTAGCAAAGATTTTCGAATATCTTCACTACATTGACAATGGTACTGGAACTATAAAGTACTCAGAATTTTTCCTTTATACAAACTATCACAAACAGTGTGTTCAAGAGTGTTTGAAAAAAAGCTTCGAATTTCCAAAGGTAGTTGGATGGGTAAGAAGTAAAAAAGAGGAACTAAAACTTGCAAAAGAGTTTGGGCTTGATGAAATTGGGATTTTAATGTCGTGCTCAGACTATCACATCTACAAAAAGTTTCAAAAAACACGGTCAGAAATTGCAGCCCAGTACATCAATATGATACAAGAAGCCTTTTCACTTGGCATCACTCCACGGGTTCATCTTGAAGACATCACAAGATCAGATATTGAAAATTTTGTCATTCCACTCATTTTGGCAATTGAAGAGATAGCAAAAAAGTGTGACAAAAAGGTGTACTTTAAACTGTGTGACACTTTGGGCTTTGGTGTGCCATATGAATATGCAAGCTTACCACGAAGCGTTCCTAAACTGATTCATACAATTTCAAAAAGCACCAATATACCACCAGAGAGGCTTGAGTGGCATGGTCACAACGATTTTTACAAAGCTCAGAGCAATGCAGTCTGTGCGTGGTTATACGGTGCTTCAATGGTAAACTGCACTATCAGAGGAGTGGGTGAGAGAACTGGCATTGCAGCTTTGGAGATTGCAATCTTGGACCTTGTCCAGATAAAAGATGAAAATCCACCAAACCTAAATTTTGGGGTTTTAAATGAACTTTTGGAGTTTACTTCGAGGTTTGAGGTTATGAAGTAA
- a CDS encoding type II TA system antitoxin MqsA family protein encodes MMNRAYCPQCKKHVEIKVVKNLIKEYKGVQVNVEEYVPHCSECNTELFVPDIENENLKRLYQRYRELAGLITPEEIQKVREKYGLSQRELGQILGWGKMTINRYERGALPSKSHSDVLKLILTSEEFFKEKVEEAFKSRRITERTYQKTREKIKDSVAELKKRIISAALEHPEDIYNGFRRFDFEKLENLISYIAEKVENLYLSSLNKFLWYIDFMHFKRCLRSITGLRYIKYAYGPVIENFAYKEIAAYPSDKYTVEEYETPDGAIQTKIKSKGNYDLSVFTPEELQTINMVIDTLKDKTCSAISELSHQEVGWKQTPLRELISYEYAKSVNLDSQVVQK; translated from the coding sequence ATGATGAATAGGGCATATTGTCCACAGTGCAAAAAGCATGTTGAAATTAAAGTTGTAAAAAATCTAATTAAAGAATATAAAGGTGTACAAGTCAATGTTGAAGAATATGTTCCACATTGCAGTGAGTGCAATACTGAGTTGTTTGTGCCAGACATCGAAAACGAAAATCTAAAAAGGCTCTATCAACGTTATAGAGAGTTGGCAGGTTTGATTACCCCTGAAGAAATCCAGAAGGTAAGAGAAAAATATGGACTTTCTCAAAGGGAGCTGGGGCAGATACTTGGTTGGGGCAAGATGACAATAAACAGGTATGAAAGAGGAGCTTTGCCTTCTAAATCACACAGTGATGTTCTGAAGCTGATTTTAACATCTGAAGAGTTTTTCAAAGAAAAGGTGGAAGAAGCGTTTAAATCAAGGAGAATAACTGAAAGAACATATCAAAAAACAAGGGAGAAAATCAAAGACTCTGTTGCTGAATTGAAGAAAAGAATCATCTCTGCAGCACTTGAACACCCAGAAGATATCTACAATGGCTTCAGAAGGTTTGACTTTGAAAAGCTGGAGAACTTGATAAGTTACATTGCTGAAAAAGTTGAAAATCTATATTTGAGCAGTCTTAATAAGTTTTTGTGGTATATTGATTTTATGCACTTTAAACGTTGTTTACGTTCAATAACTGGCTTAAGATACATCAAATATGCTTATGGGCCAGTGATTGAAAATTTTGCATACAAAGAAATAGCAGCATACCCAAGTGATAAATACACTGTTGAAGAATATGAGACTCCTGATGGGGCAATCCAAACAAAGATTAAGAGCAAAGGCAACTACGACCTATCAGTATTTACCCCAGAAGAATTGCAGACAATTAATATGGTCATTGATACATTGAAAGACAAAACATGCAGTGCTATTTCAGAGCTGTCTCACCAGGAAGTTGGATGGAAGCAAACCCCGTTGCGTGAACTAATCTCATATGAGTACGCAAAGTCAGTGAATTTAGACAGCCAGGTAGTGCAGAAATAG
- a CDS encoding GntR family transcriptional regulator, giving the protein MVYNHSDEKERNYSPLYEKIFEVIKERILMGILKPGDPLVEVKLAEELGVSRTPIREALRQLELEGLVYSIPHKGAFVAGVTAQDIEDIYTIRMLLDGLAARWAAQKITKDEEDELTEIITLMELYTRRKDIPKVMKTDSMFHQLIYKASKSKPLEHVLSTFHSYIIKARATSFETPGRLEEAMQEHRLIYEAIVNRDPDKAEEYMKLHVKNAAKNLIEQKKQQERYLAGK; this is encoded by the coding sequence ATGGTTTACAATCATTCGGATGAAAAGGAAAGAAATTATTCTCCGCTCTATGAAAAGATATTTGAAGTCATCAAAGAAAGGATTTTGATGGGTATTTTAAAGCCGGGTGATCCCCTTGTTGAGGTAAAGCTGGCAGAGGAGCTTGGTGTTTCACGAACACCTATAAGAGAGGCTTTGAGACAGCTTGAGCTGGAAGGGCTTGTGTATTCTATCCCTCACAAGGGTGCATTTGTTGCAGGTGTTACTGCTCAGGATATAGAAGATATATACACAATAAGGATGCTATTGGATGGGCTGGCTGCACGCTGGGCAGCCCAGAAAATTACAAAGGACGAAGAGGATGAGCTGACGGAAATAATAACCCTTATGGAGCTTTATACAAGAAGAAAGGATATTCCAAAAGTTATGAAGACAGACTCGATGTTTCATCAGCTAATTTACAAAGCATCAAAGAGCAAACCCTTGGAGCATGTTTTATCAACATTTCACAGCTATATTATTAAAGCAAGGGCAACATCGTTTGAAACACCCGGCAGGCTTGAAGAGGCAATGCAGGAGCACAGGCTTATATATGAAGCAATTGTGAACAGGGATCCTGATAAAGCTGAAGAATATATGAAACTTCACGTAAAAAACGCTGCAAAGAACCTGATTGAACAAAAAAAACAGCAAGAGAGGTATTTGGCAGGGAAATAA
- the modA gene encoding molybdate ABC transporter substrate-binding protein: MTNRSKWVKSVLISIFVVAVLVAVLFCTYSQFAFSKTTKAQNSKNNKLVLFVPNTLETVVEKIADQFEKEKNCKIEMNVAGTHVLVTQLKSGASCDIFFSADKRYIDEIKEKRYINSYLTFAKTTLAIVSSSKKVKSFEDISKKGIKLCIADPVSPIGMWTQKFLSKVKNESPTLYKKISQNVISQEFQITDVIQKVKAMQADAGVVYLTDAKNSKLGIVPIPDKYNVQVYHYVGVLKTSEKNKLAKEFIEFLSSKKVKAILKSAGYE, encoded by the coding sequence ATGACAAATAGGTCAAAGTGGGTAAAATCAGTTTTAATTTCAATTTTTGTAGTAGCTGTACTTGTGGCAGTTTTATTTTGTACCTATTCTCAATTTGCCTTCTCAAAGACTACCAAAGCACAAAACTCCAAAAATAATAAGCTTGTTCTTTTTGTTCCAAATACTTTAGAAACGGTTGTAGAAAAAATAGCTGACCAGTTTGAAAAAGAGAAAAATTGCAAGATTGAAATGAATGTTGCAGGCACTCATGTACTTGTGACGCAGCTCAAAAGCGGTGCTTCTTGTGATATATTCTTTTCTGCAGACAAAAGATACATTGATGAAATAAAAGAAAAGAGGTATATAAATAGTTACTTGACATTTGCTAAAACTACTCTTGCTATTGTCAGCTCATCAAAAAAGGTGAAAAGCTTTGAGGATATATCTAAAAAAGGTATAAAACTTTGCATAGCAGATCCTGTTTCACCAATTGGTATGTGGACGCAGAAATTTCTAAGCAAAGTAAAAAACGAAAGTCCTACTCTGTACAAAAAGATTTCACAAAATGTCATCTCACAAGAGTTTCAGATTACGGATGTTATACAAAAAGTCAAGGCTATGCAGGCTGACGCAGGTGTTGTTTATCTCACAGATGCCAAAAATTCAAAACTGGGTATTGTTCCTATTCCTGATAAGTACAATGTTCAGGTTTATCATTATGTTGGAGTGCTCAAAACATCTGAGAAAAATAAGCTTGCAAAGGAGTTTATAGAGTTTTTAAGTTCAAAGAAAGTCAAAGCTATTTTAAAGTCAGCAGGGTATGAATAG